The following are from one region of the Methyloversatilis discipulorum genome:
- a CDS encoding sensor domain-containing diguanylate cyclase, which yields MSAPVEEEYEALLQFMYMAPIGLVQTLADGEITMINPLCAQLLMPLSPDGQLANLFTALEAVVPDLRQRVQDFPDLHGTVCDALQVPIATGQPGRRQSQVLALTLLKLDAERLMAVISDVTQSVRRDRELRQSQAWINTLAIGLTDYALVSLDNHGCVQDWNPSIARITGFTEDQVIGRSLSMFYPEDAISEQRVLDRLHEADRTGWSLDEGWCVRADAGRYWGSCLIAPLHDRDDALTDEHAYSLIIRDVSDRREAAEALLKAVSCDHLTGLLNRRAFVEAVELEMQRWARFPRPLSLVMIDADHFKRINDQYGHAAGDAVLRHLAAGMTATFRAMDVLARFGGEEFVVLLPDTTLEGAEVVAQRLCQLLASQAVEVGGQAVRYTISAGIATMDADVSDFDALMQRADEALYAAKAGGRNRVERWQPALQSAAVR from the coding sequence ATGAGCGCACCGGTAGAAGAGGAATACGAAGCGCTGCTGCAGTTCATGTACATGGCGCCGATAGGCCTTGTACAGACGCTGGCAGACGGCGAGATCACGATGATCAATCCGCTGTGCGCGCAGCTGCTGATGCCGCTCTCCCCGGACGGCCAGTTGGCCAATCTTTTCACCGCGCTGGAAGCCGTGGTGCCCGACCTGCGACAGCGGGTGCAGGATTTTCCGGACCTGCACGGCACGGTGTGCGACGCGCTGCAGGTGCCGATCGCGACCGGTCAGCCCGGCCGCAGACAGAGCCAGGTGCTGGCGCTGACATTGCTCAAGCTCGACGCCGAGCGGCTGATGGCCGTCATTTCGGACGTGACGCAGTCGGTCCGACGGGACCGCGAACTGCGCCAGAGCCAGGCCTGGATCAACACGCTGGCTATAGGCCTTACCGACTACGCCCTGGTGTCGCTCGACAACCATGGCTGTGTGCAGGACTGGAACCCGAGCATCGCCCGCATCACCGGCTTCACCGAGGACCAGGTGATCGGTCGCAGCCTGTCGATGTTCTACCCGGAAGACGCGATCTCCGAACAGCGTGTGCTCGACCGGCTGCACGAGGCCGACCGCACCGGCTGGAGCCTGGACGAGGGCTGGTGCGTGCGCGCCGATGCCGGTCGCTACTGGGGCAGCTGCCTGATCGCCCCGCTGCACGACCGCGACGACGCGCTGACCGACGAACACGCCTACAGCCTCATCATCCGCGACGTGTCAGACCGGCGCGAGGCGGCGGAAGCGCTGCTGAAGGCGGTGTCCTGCGATCACCTGACCGGCCTGCTGAACCGCCGCGCCTTCGTCGAGGCGGTCGAGCTGGAGATGCAGCGCTGGGCGCGCTTCCCGCGGCCGCTGTCGCTGGTGATGATAGACGCCGACCATTTCAAGCGCATCAACGACCAGTACGGGCACGCCGCCGGCGACGCCGTACTGCGCCATCTCGCCGCCGGCATGACCGCGACCTTCCGTGCGATGGACGTGCTGGCGCGCTTCGGTGGCGAGGAATTCGTCGTGCTGCTGCCGGACACCACGCTGGAGGGTGCCGAGGTGGTTGCCCAGCGCCTGTGCCAGCTGCTCGCGTCGCAGGCGGTCGAGGTCGGCGGGCAGGCCGTGCGCTACACCATCAGCGCCGGCATTGCGACGATGGATGCCGACGTGAGCGATTTCGATGCCCTGATGCAGCGTGCCGACGAGGCGCTCTATGCCGCCAAGGCCGGGGGCCGCAACCGGGTTGAGCGCTGGCAACCGGCGCTTCAATCGGCGGCCGTCCGATGA
- a CDS encoding putative bifunctional diguanylate cyclase/phosphodiesterase encodes MKPDSDPEDLQPPAYEALIQFLYQAPIGLLQIRPDGTVTMMNPRSAQLLMPLARQGNLDNLFEVLDEVAPDLRAMADAAIEPGALVCEGLRMPVRSTAGGRRVLGISLLRLDAHTIMGCVNDVTHEVELEQQRLASRMRDASRTDSLTLMPNRSAVLERIQQALARHDAGGAPTFAVLFINCDRFNRVNLTLGQAGGDRLLRMVAERLNGTVRQRDAVGPAQEPLHTTARLGGDEFVVLLDGLRDSEDVHSIAQRLIDTLSRPYLIDSVEVHISASIGVVAGIHAAAEANAVLQDASLAMQEAKRAGGGRHVLFTPSIKDIATRRGALELELRRALEQDELFVVYQPIVELTDGRVAGFEALVRWQHPQRGLVSPVEFIEIAEECGLIGAVGEFVLDSACRQLAAWQRRFGAQAPGMVSVNLSRAQLQDAAITDQVARVLEASGLPAQALQLELTESMAAQGDDIRARLLELKALGLALALDDFGTGYSSLACLGQLPIDTVKIDRSFVADAESNLHKRVLIEATVRVARSLGMSTTAEGIETEGQAALLATLDCNKGQGYLWSRPLAAHAATQWLAAQIGATDLLSDQPHPSAAPLRAASGFVA; translated from the coding sequence ATGAAGCCCGACAGCGACCCTGAGGATCTGCAGCCGCCCGCTTACGAGGCGTTGATCCAGTTCCTCTACCAGGCGCCGATAGGCCTGCTGCAGATCCGGCCCGACGGCACGGTGACGATGATGAATCCGCGCTCGGCGCAGTTGCTGATGCCGCTGGCGCGGCAGGGCAATCTGGACAATCTGTTCGAGGTGCTGGACGAGGTGGCGCCCGATCTGCGCGCCATGGCCGACGCCGCCATCGAGCCGGGTGCGCTGGTGTGCGAGGGGCTGCGCATGCCGGTGCGGTCGACGGCCGGTGGCCGGCGCGTGCTCGGCATCAGTCTGCTGCGGCTCGACGCCCACACCATCATGGGCTGCGTCAATGACGTGACGCACGAGGTGGAACTGGAACAGCAGCGTCTGGCCTCGCGGATGCGCGACGCCTCGCGCACCGACAGCCTGACACTGATGCCCAACCGCTCCGCCGTGCTGGAGCGGATACAGCAGGCGCTGGCGCGCCACGACGCTGGCGGTGCGCCCACCTTTGCCGTGCTGTTCATCAACTGCGACCGTTTCAATCGCGTCAATCTGACGCTTGGGCAGGCCGGTGGCGACCGGCTGCTGCGCATGGTGGCCGAGCGGCTGAATGGCACCGTGCGTCAGCGCGACGCCGTCGGTCCGGCGCAGGAGCCGCTGCACACGACGGCCCGCCTCGGCGGTGACGAGTTCGTCGTGCTGCTCGACGGCCTGCGCGACAGCGAGGACGTGCACAGCATCGCGCAGCGGCTGATCGACACGCTGTCCCGCCCCTATCTGATCGATAGCGTCGAGGTGCACATTTCTGCCAGCATCGGCGTCGTCGCCGGCATACATGCCGCCGCCGAAGCGAACGCCGTGCTGCAGGACGCGAGCCTCGCCATGCAGGAGGCGAAGCGCGCCGGCGGCGGGCGCCACGTGCTGTTCACGCCGTCGATCAAGGACATCGCAACCCGCCGTGGCGCACTCGAACTGGAACTGCGACGGGCGCTCGAACAGGACGAACTGTTCGTCGTCTATCAGCCCATCGTCGAGCTGACCGACGGTCGCGTCGCCGGCTTCGAGGCGCTGGTCCGCTGGCAGCATCCGCAGCGCGGTCTGGTGTCGCCGGTCGAATTCATCGAGATTGCCGAGGAGTGCGGCCTGATCGGCGCGGTCGGCGAATTCGTGCTCGATTCGGCCTGCCGACAGCTGGCGGCGTGGCAGCGCCGTTTTGGCGCGCAGGCGCCCGGCATGGTGTCGGTCAACCTGTCGCGAGCACAACTGCAGGACGCCGCCATCACCGACCAGGTCGCGCGCGTGCTCGAAGCGAGCGGCCTGCCGGCGCAGGCACTGCAGCTGGAACTGACCGAAAGCATGGCGGCGCAGGGCGACGACATCCGCGCCCGCCTGCTCGAACTGAAAGCGCTCGGCCTCGCGCTCGCGCTGGACGATTTCGGCACCGGCTATTCCTCGCTGGCCTGTCTCGGCCAGCTGCCGATCGACACGGTCAAGATCGATCGCTCCTTCGTCGCCGACGCCGAGAGCAATCTGCACAAGCGGGTACTGATAGAAGCCACCGTGCGCGTTGCTCGCAGCCTCGGCATGAGCACGACCGCCGAAGGCATCGAGACCGAAGGTCAGGCGGCGCTGCTGGCGACGCTGGACTGCAACAAGGGCCAGGGCTATCTGTGGTCGCGCCCGCTGGCCGCACACGCCGCCACGCAATGGCTCGCGGCACAGATCGGAGCGACCGATCTGCTGTCGGACCAACCCCATCCTTCCGCCGCGCCCTTGCGCGCCGCCTCCGGCTTCGTGGCCTGA
- a CDS encoding diguanylate cyclase, producing the protein MLALLVLAVLDIRLFMFVDAAREETLERARDTLHVSVDVVAQRMDQHLATYDRLLSGIGEGVRLHGGISAEPDLTLHRLLVRRHALNPELQSLFLVRHDGTLAATSLSSPPPALDVSTRDYFLAQSGSGADEHRLFIGPAIVSKLTGNYIFPLSRRVESDGNRFLGVVAAAVDPEQLTTLLSEQGLPAAYTLSVFLRDGHRLACLPRRSDCVEGTAGDMPLFRTLLPAAADGLVARQRLLDERPGPAAYATSDAYGIVVAATADEGMLLQSWRRNLGGYVAMAVASNLAFAGLAWFAFRQVQRRRLALQQLADANQELENRVARRTDQLRRSEDRARTFMNTARDAVVVVDSNSCIVEFNRAAEVLFGYSVDEVAGRRLDMLMPPSEAATHRRHVQAANASAEARAMSRGREVTARHKDGREFPIDVTVGSSGDGAQSFHVGIIRDISERKRLELELQRQASTDGLTGVLNRRAFTAESERLISVALRHGRPLSLMVIDADHFKKVNDVFGHPTGDAVLKALALTLGQALRTSDVLGRLGGEEFGIVLPETDATGAREVGERLLQAVRERRIEHDGHTLNITVSIGATVLGASDDRFESAFQRADRALYEAKHGGRDRAVLALGEQATV; encoded by the coding sequence GTGCTTGCGCTGCTTGTGCTCGCCGTTCTCGACATCCGCCTGTTCATGTTCGTCGACGCGGCACGCGAGGAAACGCTGGAGCGTGCGCGCGACACGCTGCATGTGAGCGTCGACGTCGTCGCGCAGCGCATGGACCAGCATCTGGCGACCTATGACCGGCTGCTGTCCGGCATCGGCGAGGGCGTGCGGCTTCACGGCGGAATTTCGGCCGAGCCGGATCTGACCCTGCATCGCCTGCTGGTCCGCCGACACGCACTCAACCCGGAACTGCAATCGCTCTTTTTGGTGCGCCACGACGGCACCCTGGCGGCGACGTCGCTCAGCTCTCCGCCCCCGGCGCTGGATGTATCGACACGGGACTATTTTCTGGCGCAGTCCGGATCGGGCGCCGACGAGCACCGGCTCTTCATCGGGCCGGCCATCGTCAGCAAACTGACCGGCAATTACATCTTCCCGCTGAGCCGGCGGGTCGAGAGCGACGGCAATCGCTTTCTGGGCGTGGTCGCCGCGGCGGTCGATCCGGAGCAGCTGACGACCCTGCTGAGCGAGCAGGGTCTGCCGGCTGCATACACGCTGTCCGTGTTCCTGCGCGACGGGCATCGGCTGGCCTGCCTGCCCCGCAGATCCGATTGCGTCGAAGGCACGGCCGGCGACATGCCCTTGTTCCGCACCCTGCTACCCGCAGCCGCCGACGGCCTGGTCGCGCGCCAGCGCCTGCTCGACGAGCGCCCGGGCCCGGCCGCCTACGCAACGTCCGACGCCTATGGCATCGTCGTCGCCGCCACTGCGGACGAAGGCATGCTGCTGCAGTCCTGGCGACGCAACCTCGGCGGTTACGTTGCCATGGCGGTGGCCAGCAACCTCGCGTTCGCGGGGCTGGCCTGGTTCGCCTTCCGCCAGGTGCAGCGCCGCCGGCTGGCGCTGCAACAGCTGGCCGACGCAAACCAGGAACTGGAAAACCGCGTCGCCCGCCGCACCGATCAGCTGCGGCGCAGCGAGGACCGTGCGCGGACCTTCATGAACACCGCGCGCGACGCGGTGGTCGTCGTCGACAGCAACAGCTGCATCGTCGAGTTCAATCGCGCGGCCGAAGTGCTGTTCGGCTACAGCGTCGACGAGGTCGCCGGGCGGCGGCTCGATATGTTGATGCCGCCATCCGAAGCGGCGACGCATCGACGCCATGTACAGGCAGCCAACGCCTCAGCCGAGGCACGCGCCATGAGCAGGGGGCGCGAAGTGACGGCCCGGCACAAGGACGGCCGAGAGTTTCCGATCGACGTCACCGTCGGCAGTTCGGGCGACGGGGCGCAGAGTTTCCACGTCGGCATCATTCGCGACATCAGCGAGCGCAAGCGCCTCGAACTGGAACTGCAGCGGCAGGCGTCGACCGACGGTCTGACCGGCGTGCTCAACCGCCGCGCCTTCACCGCCGAAAGCGAGCGGCTGATATCGGTCGCGTTGCGCCACGGGCGGCCGCTGAGCCTGATGGTGATCGACGCCGACCACTTCAAGAAGGTAAACGACGTGTTCGGCCATCCGACCGGCGACGCCGTGCTGAAGGCGCTCGCGCTCACGCTCGGGCAGGCGCTGCGCACCAGCGACGTGCTCGGCCGTCTCGGCGGCGAGGAGTTCGGCATCGTGCTGCCGGAAACCGATGCGACCGGCGCGCGTGAGGTCGGCGAGCGACTGCTGCAGGCGGTGCGCGAGCGCCGGATCGAACATGACGGCCATACGTTGAACATCACCGTGAGCATCGGTGCGACCGTGCTCGGTGCCAGCGACGACAGGTTCGAATCGGCCTTCCAGCGCGCCGACCGGGCACTTTACGAGGCGAAGCACGGAGGACGGGATCGCGCCGTGCTGGCGCTTGGCGAGCAGGCAACAGTGTGA
- a CDS encoding c-type cytochrome produces the protein MSDAHEEHETLIKTPQQLIAVVVLSFVVFVGLGVLVAQYVSSGYKGASNPDPEVVSRAIQPVAQLALGEPEAKGPKTGEQIYKGACAACHDAGMAGAPKLGDSAAWSSRIATGLDALVKSAINGKGAMPAKGGNASLSDDEITRAVAYMGNKSGASFAEPKVADAAEAPAADAAAAPAAPVEAAAIAAPAYEEKK, from the coding sequence ATGTCGGACGCGCACGAAGAGCACGAAACTCTCATCAAGACGCCGCAACAGCTGATCGCGGTGGTCGTACTGTCATTTGTGGTGTTTGTCGGTCTGGGCGTGCTGGTGGCCCAGTACGTGTCGTCCGGTTACAAGGGCGCCAGCAATCCCGATCCGGAAGTGGTGTCGCGTGCGATCCAGCCGGTTGCGCAACTCGCTCTGGGCGAGCCGGAAGCCAAGGGCCCGAAGACGGGCGAGCAGATCTACAAGGGCGCCTGTGCCGCCTGTCACGACGCCGGTATGGCCGGCGCGCCGAAGCTGGGCGACAGCGCTGCCTGGTCCAGCCGTATTGCCACCGGTCTCGATGCACTGGTGAAGTCGGCGATCAACGGCAAGGGCGCGATGCCGGCCAAGGGCGGTAACGCCTCGCTGAGCGACGACGAAATCACCCGCGCCGTGGCCTACATGGGCAACAAGTCGGGCGCCAGCTTCGCCGAACCGAAGGTCGCCGACGCGGCCGAAGCGCCGGCTGCCGATGCAGCCGCTGCCCCGGCGGCGCCGGTCGAAGCCGCGGCCATTGCGGCGCCGGCTTACGAAGAGAAGAAGTAA
- a CDS encoding UvrD-helicase domain-containing protein, translating into MLSDMNAPQREAVKYLDGPLLVLAGAGSGKTRVITRKIAYLVQECGFDPRNIAAITFTNKAAKEMQERASHLLEGRAGKQLNISTFHALGVKMLRTEAKAAGLKPAFSILDSSDATAIVSDISKETEKSRLRALVSRISGWKNAMLPPSAAASHAADEMEALAARVYEEYERTLRAYQAVDFDDLIGIPARLLASDEELLERWQRRLRYLLIDEYQDTNSCQYQIVKLLAGHRGAFTAVGDDDQAIYAWRGADVENLRNLQTDYPKLKVIKLEQNYRSMQRILSAANTLIARNEKLFDKKLWSDMGRGDPITLMVARDAEHEGECVAMRIASHKFEHRGKFSDYAVLYRGNHQARVIETALREQKIPYVISGGQSFFDRAEIKDVMAYLRLIANGDDDPAFIRAVTTPKRGIGGMSLEALGRYAGERHIGLFAAMFETGAEQALPARALTPLREFGDFINRLEWRARTEAPRLLLEDLLRGIGYETWLFEQFEPKEAETRWNNVREFVDWMGRKGEEDGKTLMELTQTVALITMLDKRDDGEERDAVQLSTLHASKGLEYKHVFLIGLEEGILPHRESIDGGKIEEERRLMYVGITRAQRTLTLSHCERRKSGRESRDCEPSRFIAEMGEDVQRPKKDGAAPTAEDRATNVARLEAMKALLAGKGPAGG; encoded by the coding sequence ATGCTGTCCGACATGAACGCGCCTCAGCGCGAGGCGGTGAAGTATCTCGACGGCCCGCTGCTGGTGCTGGCCGGTGCCGGCTCGGGCAAGACCCGCGTCATCACGCGCAAGATCGCCTATCTGGTGCAGGAGTGCGGCTTCGATCCGCGCAACATCGCGGCCATCACCTTCACCAACAAGGCGGCCAAGGAAATGCAGGAGCGCGCCTCGCACCTGCTGGAAGGCCGTGCCGGCAAGCAGCTCAACATTTCCACCTTTCACGCACTGGGCGTGAAGATGCTGCGCACCGAAGCGAAGGCGGCCGGGCTGAAGCCCGCCTTCTCGATACTCGATTCGTCGGATGCGACCGCCATCGTGTCCGACATTTCGAAGGAAACCGAGAAGTCGCGGCTGCGCGCGCTGGTGTCGCGCATATCGGGCTGGAAGAACGCCATGCTGCCGCCGTCGGCCGCTGCTTCGCACGCTGCCGACGAGATGGAGGCGCTGGCCGCCCGCGTCTACGAGGAATACGAGCGCACGCTGCGCGCCTACCAGGCGGTCGATTTCGATGACCTGATCGGCATCCCGGCGCGCCTGCTCGCCAGCGACGAAGAACTGCTCGAACGCTGGCAGCGCCGGCTGCGCTATCTGCTGATCGACGAGTACCAGGACACCAACAGTTGCCAGTACCAGATCGTCAAGCTGCTGGCCGGCCATCGCGGCGCCTTCACCGCGGTCGGCGACGACGACCAGGCCATCTATGCGTGGCGCGGCGCCGATGTCGAGAATCTGCGCAATCTGCAGACCGACTACCCGAAGCTCAAAGTGATCAAGCTCGAACAGAACTACCGTTCGATGCAGCGCATCCTGTCGGCCGCCAACACGCTGATCGCGCGCAACGAAAAGCTGTTCGACAAGAAGCTGTGGTCCGACATGGGCCGCGGCGACCCGATCACGCTGATGGTGGCGCGCGACGCCGAGCACGAGGGCGAGTGCGTCGCGATGCGCATCGCTTCGCACAAGTTCGAACACCGCGGCAAGTTCAGCGACTACGCGGTGCTCTACCGCGGCAACCACCAGGCGCGGGTGATCGAAACGGCGCTGCGCGAGCAGAAGATTCCCTACGTCATCAGCGGCGGCCAGAGCTTCTTCGACCGTGCCGAAATCAAGGACGTGATGGCCTATCTGCGGTTGATCGCCAACGGCGACGACGACCCGGCCTTCATCCGCGCGGTGACGACGCCCAAGCGCGGCATCGGCGGCATGAGTCTCGAGGCGCTCGGCCGTTACGCTGGCGAGCGCCACATCGGCCTGTTCGCGGCGATGTTCGAAACCGGCGCCGAGCAGGCGCTGCCGGCACGGGCGCTGACCCCGCTGCGCGAATTCGGCGACTTCATCAACCGGCTGGAGTGGCGCGCCCGCACCGAGGCGCCGCGCCTCCTGCTTGAAGACCTGCTGCGCGGCATCGGCTACGAAACCTGGCTGTTCGAACAGTTCGAGCCGAAGGAGGCGGAAACGCGCTGGAACAATGTGCGCGAATTCGTCGACTGGATGGGCCGCAAGGGCGAGGAGGACGGCAAAACGCTGATGGAGCTGACGCAGACCGTCGCGCTGATCACCATGCTGGACAAGCGCGACGACGGCGAGGAACGCGACGCGGTGCAGCTATCGACGCTGCACGCGTCGAAGGGCCTGGAGTACAAGCACGTGTTCCTGATCGGCCTGGAGGAAGGCATCCTGCCGCACCGCGAGTCCATCGACGGCGGCAAGATCGAGGAAGAGCGACGGCTCATGTACGTCGGCATCACCCGCGCCCAGCGCACGCTGACGCTGAGTCACTGCGAACGGCGCAAAAGCGGCCGCGAATCGCGCGACTGCGAGCCGTCGCGCTTCATCGCCGAAATGGGCGAGGACGTGCAGCGGCCGAAGAAGGACGGTGCCGCCCCGACCGCCGAAGACCGCGCCACCAACGTCGCGCGGCTGGAGGCGATGAAAGCACTGCTGGCAGGCAAGGGGCCGGCGGGCGGCTGA
- a CDS encoding Tex family protein, with protein MLPPIEQRLAAELGARPQQINAAVALLDEGATVPFISRYRKEATGGLDDTQLRLLEERLGYLRELEERRVAVIASIDEQGKLTPALRAEIENADSKQRLEDLYLPYKQKRRTKAQIAREAGIEPLADALLADPTLTPDVEAAKFLNAEAGFADAKAVLDGARQILMERFAESAELVGALRDYVAEHGVVVATVADGKDNDAEAAKFRDYFAYREKLADIPSHRALALFRGRNEEALRVKLALDTDPEDGSRSPEPNPCERRVMTHAGIRDQGRAADRWLVDTARWTWSVKLSVHIELDLMGELRSRAELEAIRVFAKNLKDLLLAAPAGPRVTMGLDPGIRTGVKVAVVDATGKLVDTATIYPHEPRRDWDGSLHALSALAQKHGVQLIAIGNGTASRETDKLAADLIKLKPELAMTKIVVSEAGASVYSASELAAKEFPGLDVSLRGAVSIARRLQDPLAELVKIDPKAIGVGQYQHDVSQTKLARSLDAVVEDCVNAVGVDVNTASAPLLARISGLNSTLAQNIVAHRDAHGAFPSRKALLSVPRLGDKTFEQCAGFLRIMNGDNPLDASAVHPEAYPVVERILADVQKKARELIGDAATVKKLSAQKYTDERFGLPTVQDILRELEKPGRDPRPEFRTASFRDGVEDMKDLEPGMQLEGVVTNVTNFGAFVDIGVHQDGLVHVSAIANRFVKDPAEVVKAGDIVKVKVVEVDLARKRIALTMRLGDEVVRKPAGGSRDSRGARPDPRAMAKAKEAPAANNALAAAFAKAAKR; from the coding sequence ATGCTCCCACCGATCGAACAGCGGCTCGCCGCAGAACTGGGCGCACGCCCGCAACAGATCAACGCCGCCGTCGCCCTGCTGGACGAAGGCGCGACCGTGCCCTTCATTTCGCGCTATCGCAAGGAAGCCACCGGCGGTCTCGACGACACCCAGCTGCGCCTGCTCGAAGAGCGCCTCGGCTATCTGCGCGAGCTGGAAGAGCGCCGCGTCGCGGTGATCGCCAGCATCGACGAACAGGGCAAGCTCACGCCGGCGCTGCGCGCCGAGATCGAGAACGCCGACAGCAAGCAGCGGCTGGAGGATCTGTACCTGCCTTACAAGCAGAAGCGCCGCACCAAGGCGCAGATCGCGCGCGAAGCCGGCATCGAGCCGCTGGCCGACGCGCTGCTCGCCGATCCGACGCTGACCCCGGACGTCGAGGCCGCGAAGTTCCTGAATGCCGAAGCCGGCTTCGCCGACGCCAAGGCGGTGCTTGACGGCGCGCGGCAGATCCTGATGGAGCGCTTCGCCGAGAGCGCCGAGCTGGTCGGCGCGCTGCGCGACTACGTGGCCGAACACGGCGTGGTCGTCGCCACCGTGGCCGACGGCAAGGACAACGACGCCGAGGCGGCCAAGTTCCGCGACTACTTCGCCTACCGCGAAAAGCTGGCCGACATTCCGTCGCACCGCGCGCTGGCGCTGTTCCGCGGTCGCAACGAAGAGGCGCTGCGGGTGAAGCTGGCGCTGGACACCGACCCGGAAGACGGCAGCCGCTCGCCCGAACCCAATCCCTGCGAACGTCGCGTCATGACGCACGCCGGCATCCGCGACCAGGGCCGTGCCGCCGACCGCTGGCTGGTCGATACCGCGCGCTGGACCTGGAGCGTCAAGCTGTCGGTGCATATCGAACTCGACCTGATGGGCGAGCTGCGCAGCCGTGCCGAACTGGAGGCGATCCGCGTGTTCGCCAAGAACCTGAAGGACCTGCTGCTGGCCGCACCGGCCGGCCCGCGCGTCACCATGGGCCTGGACCCCGGCATCCGCACCGGCGTGAAAGTGGCGGTGGTCGACGCCACCGGCAAGCTGGTCGACACCGCCACCATCTATCCGCACGAGCCGCGCCGCGACTGGGACGGCTCGCTGCACGCGCTGTCCGCACTGGCGCAGAAGCACGGCGTGCAGCTGATCGCCATCGGCAACGGCACGGCCAGCCGCGAAACCGACAAGCTGGCGGCTGACCTGATCAAGCTGAAGCCGGAACTGGCGATGACCAAGATCGTCGTGTCGGAAGCGGGTGCTTCGGTGTATTCGGCGTCGGAACTGGCGGCGAAGGAATTCCCCGGTCTCGACGTGAGCCTGCGCGGCGCAGTGTCGATCGCCCGCCGGCTGCAAGACCCGCTGGCCGAACTGGTAAAGATAGACCCCAAGGCCATCGGCGTCGGCCAGTATCAGCACGACGTGAGCCAGACCAAGCTGGCGCGCTCGCTTGACGCGGTGGTCGAGGACTGCGTGAACGCGGTCGGCGTGGACGTGAATACTGCGTCCGCCCCGCTGCTGGCGCGCATTTCCGGTCTGAACTCGACGCTGGCGCAGAACATCGTCGCCCATCGCGACGCGCACGGCGCCTTCCCGTCGCGCAAGGCCCTGCTGTCGGTGCCGCGCCTCGGCGACAAGACTTTCGAACAGTGCGCCGGCTTCCTGCGCATCATGAATGGCGACAATCCGCTGGATGCTTCGGCGGTACACCCGGAAGCCTATCCGGTGGTCGAGCGCATCCTGGCCGACGTGCAGAAGAAGGCGCGCGAACTGATCGGTGACGCCGCCACGGTGAAGAAGCTGTCGGCGCAGAAATACACCGACGAGCGCTTCGGCCTGCCGACCGTGCAGGACATCCTGCGCGAGCTCGAAAAGCCGGGCCGCGACCCGCGCCCGGAGTTCAGGACGGCGAGTTTCCGCGACGGCGTCGAGGACATGAAGGACCTCGAACCCGGCATGCAGCTCGAAGGCGTCGTGACCAACGTGACCAACTTCGGCGCCTTCGTCGACATCGGCGTGCACCAGGACGGCCTGGTGCATGTGTCGGCCATCGCGAATCGCTTCGTCAAGGACCCCGCCGAGGTGGTGAAGGCGGGCGACATCGTCAAGGTGAAGGTGGTCGAGGTCGACCTGGCACGCAAGCGCATCGCGCTGACCATGCGGCTGGGCGACGAAGTGGTGAGGAAGCCGGCTGGCGGAAGCCGCGACAGCCGCGGCGCCCGCCCCGACCCGCGGGCAATGGCGAAGGCCAAGGAAGCGCCGGCTGCCAACAACGCGCTGGCCGCGGCATTCGCGAAGGCTGCGAAGCGCTGA
- a CDS encoding DUF4197 domain-containing protein produces MRAIVGFVACLVMCTQVWALSLSDLSDKDAGGGLKEALTQGASKAVDLLGKQDGFLKNAKVKIPMPDGLRQAEKLMRTFGMKKQADELITAMNRAAEAAVPEAKELLVGAVKDMSVEDAKKILTGGDTAGTEYFKGKTSAQLKERFKPIVQKAMDKVGLAKTYEKFASKGAQYGVISKEDADLDNYVTQKTLDGLFTMVAEEEKAIRKNPVGAAGSLAKKVFGALR; encoded by the coding sequence ATGCGTGCGATTGTCGGTTTTGTGGCGTGTCTTGTCATGTGCACCCAGGTGTGGGCACTGTCACTGTCCGACCTGTCGGACAAGGACGCCGGTGGTGGCCTGAAGGAGGCGCTGACCCAGGGGGCGTCGAAGGCAGTCGACCTGCTGGGCAAGCAGGACGGCTTCCTGAAGAACGCCAAGGTGAAGATTCCGATGCCGGACGGCCTGCGTCAGGCGGAAAAGCTGATGCGCACCTTCGGCATGAAGAAGCAGGCCGACGAACTGATCACCGCGATGAACCGTGCCGCCGAGGCGGCGGTACCGGAAGCGAAGGAACTGCTGGTCGGCGCAGTCAAGGACATGAGCGTCGAGGACGCGAAGAAGATTCTGACCGGTGGCGACACGGCGGGCACCGAATACTTCAAGGGCAAGACCTCGGCCCAGCTGAAGGAGCGCTTCAAACCCATCGTGCAGAAGGCGATGGACAAGGTGGGCCTGGCCAAGACCTACGAGAAATTCGCGTCCAAGGGCGCGCAGTACGGCGTGATAAGCAAGGAAGACGCCGACCTCGACAACTACGTGACGCAGAAGACGCTGGACGGCCTGTTCACGATGGTGGCCGAAGAGGAGAAGGCGATCCGCAAGAACCCGGTCGGCGCTGCCGGCAGTCTGGCGAAGAAGGTGTTCGGCGCGCTGCGCTAG